In the genome of Dermacentor silvarum isolate Dsil-2018 chromosome 1, BIME_Dsil_1.4, whole genome shotgun sequence, one region contains:
- the LOC125942781 gene encoding uncharacterized protein LOC125942781, with the protein MPAKCCVPGCYNSVPKVHMFSFPNDEDARKAWARAIPRENFVPSIYSKVCERHFSPDDILREESYIDDSTGRTVTAPLSLLRLRPEAVPSIFPKLPEYMSKERRREDPVAKRQRLDPSALQRALQESIVTAQKEREADSIDNVKKLAEFVRNECPTFWTVIETNEHVLIAHIVGDESPWIKYSVVVKSDLTVTFNFAKTAVERLGRHLTPPCIANSKREVIEFLDGIQRFDSDIGTCSETSEEEIYATVITLLGKIPIDQAKDMAQSLQLLIEQVKLLSSKRDRRYSADFIIVCCLLHIISPNAYRYLCSHGSIILPSQWTIKSICLSVGMSPELDQQNGSFLRYMARRISALVDIQRYVILTVDEINIKPFFDCQKKNNAEVGLASSEVPSRAFVFMVESLACSFKEVAHVSPVHRVNGESLHRLMRSVICGLEDIGYRVMSVVTSNSPVNRKAMLPFKCSRTMASDLAPQKTPTNDFVFPHPCDSQRPLFFVIDPVHILKRVRNTWLKQNDQCFLFPEFEPNVSGQRRLLCASFNAIKNAYNLESDLLVQYGYALSKAAVSSTDVEKQNVQVALEIFNHSGPIALCAVGEKHNIEHYKETTIFIEILAKWWTIVSVKTPSEGLWLRDEFQNTEFPPPNNHEVAFLYSFLDWLEEWSDDKANACKLSETTHHALHQTTRALLEIARYCFDDLKMSEVLLGKFHTNLLEDRFGRCRHKAPVS; encoded by the exons ATGCCGGCAAAATGTTGTGTACCTGGGTGTTATAATTCGGTACCGAAAGTACACATGTTTAGCTTTCCCAACGATGAAGACGCGCGGAAAGCATGGGCACGGGCCATTCCAAGGGAGAACTTTGTTCCATCTATATATTCAAAG gTCTGCGAGCGGCATTTCAGCCCCGATGATATTCTTCGAGAAGAAAGCTACATCGATGACTCCACTGGTCGCACAGTGACTGCACCGCTGTCACTCCTGCGTCTTCGGCCAGAAGCTGTACCTTCTATTTTCCCAAAGCTTCCCGAGTACATGTCCAAAGAACGAAGAAGGGAGGATCCAGTCGCTAAGCGACAACGTTTAGATCCGTCCGCTCTCCAAAGAGCACTGCAGGAATCCATTGTGACAGCCCAAAAAGAACGAGAAGCGGATAGTATTGATAATGTAAAAAAGTTGGCTGAATTCGTGAGAAATGAATGCCCCACGTTCTGGACTGTTATAGAGACGAATGAGCACGTGCTAATCGCGCACATTGTCGGAGATGAATCTCCGTGGATCAAGTATTCGGTCGTTGTGAAATCCGACCTCACCGTTACTTTTAATTTTGCGAAAACAGCGGTCGAACGACTAGGCCGCCACTTGACTCCACCGTGTATAGCAAACAGCAAGCGAGAGGTGATCGAATTCCTTGATGGCATTCAACGATTTGACAGCGACATTGGCACATGCTCGGAGACCTCAGAGGAGGAAATCTACGCGACTGTCATCACCCTGCTTGGCAAAATACCAATTGATCAAGCAAAAGACATGGCACAGTCACTCCAGTTATTAATTGAGCAAGTGAAGCTGTTGTCTTCGAAAAGGGATAGGCGTTATTCTGCAGACTTTATCATCGTTTGCTGTCTTTTGCACATAATATCGCCCAATGCTTACAGATACCTATGCAGCCACGGCAGCATTATTTTGCCAAGCCAATGGACCATAAAATCAATATGCTTATCAGTTGGAATGAGCCCTGAACTGGACCAGCAAAATGGTTCTTTTCTAAGGTACATGGCCAGAAGAATAAGCGCCTTAGTCGACATACAGCGCTATGTTATTTTAACAGTGGATGAAATCAACATTAAGCCATTTTTTGATTGCCAAAAGAAGAACAATGCTGAAGTTGGACTTGCTTCGTCAGAAGTACCAAGCAGGGCTTTTGTTTTCATGGTTGAAAGTCTCGCTTGCAGTTTCAAAGAAGTAGCTCATGTCTCGCCTGTTCACAGAGTTAATGGAGAGTCCTTGCACAGGCTGATGCGAAGTGTTATTTGTGGATTGGAAGACATTGGCTACAGAGTTATGAGTGTTGTGACCAGCAATAGTCCTGTGAACAGGAAGGCAATGCTGCCCTTTAAATGTTCTAGGACTATGGCCAGTGACCTTGCCCCACAGAAGACTCCCACTAATGACTTTGTCTTCCCGCATCCCTGTGACTCTCAAAGGCCACTTTTCTTTGTGATAGACCCTGTGCATATATTGAAGCGTGTGCGTAATACCTGGCTGAAACAAAACGATCAATGCTTCTTGTTTCCAGAATTTGAGCCTAATGTCAGCGGGCAGCGGCGCCTGCTTTGTGCATCCTTTAATGCTATCAAGAATGCTTACAACTTGGAGTCTGACCTGCTGGTCCAATATGGCTATGCATTATCGAAGGCAGCTGTTTCCTCTACAGATGTAGAAAAACAGAATGTACAGGTCGCTCTGGAAATATTCAACCACTCGGGGCCTATTGCTCTGTGTGCAGTTGGGGAGAAGCACAACATAGAACACTACAAAGAAACAACCATTTTCATCGAAATCTTAGCGAAGTGGTGGACAATTGTTAGTGTGAAAACTCCTTCAGAAGGGCTTTGGTTAAGGGACGAGTTTCAGAACACTGAGTTTCCTCCGCCGAATAATCACGAGGTGGCTTTCCTCTACAGTTTTCTAGACTGGCTGGAAGAATGGAGTGATGACAAAGCTAATGCCTGCAAATTGAGTGAAACAACTCATCATGCCCTTCACCAGACAACCCGGGCACTTCTAGAAATTGCCAGGTATTGCTTTGATGATCTCAAAATGTCAGAAGTACTGCTTGGGAAGTTTCACACAAACCTCCTAGAAGACCGGTTTGGAAGATGCAGGCATAAGGCTCCCGTATCGTGA